A genomic segment from Nocardia cyriacigeorgica GUH-2 encodes:
- a CDS encoding FHA domain-containing protein → MSSPGAQTITVRHDGTERIFDSSQQVTMGRAPEVTLFVDSPLVSRVHAILAWQGGAWVLRDNGSTNGVFVDAARLSRPVSIDRPTQVRLGDAITGPLLHLLPAAPQARPPQHHSQPQHPAQPPRQGLRPPPAPPQRPHSGPQSGASRIAGFHSAPPPVRPAAPNVNINMTTKADTSSLPPVRARPSTSPIARADRLPAGGLAIGRTADNQIVVNDPLASRKHARLVAGSEGLTIEDLGSANGTFVNGVRQQRTVLRERDIITIGNVDFVVQQGTLVHRQRPVAEQGLHVHGVGFTVEGNKQLLVDVNLQAGRGTLTALIGPSGAGKSTLSKLIAGNTQPSGGVVTFEGRNLHAEYEALRSRIGMVPQDDVLHRQLTVRQALGFAAELRLPPDTSSADRQQVIDGVLKELSLTEHADTRVDRLSGGQRKRASVALELLTGPSLLILDEPTSGLDPALDRQVMVMLRELADAGRVVIVVTHSVACLDMCDQVVLLAPGGKTAYAGNPAGVGGALGTSDWAEIFANVAANPDQAFAAYRSRQAFVPPPPPPAPIRHGAMGSPPQSSGWRQFSTLVRRQVRLILADRGYLAFLVILPFVLGVLTLVVPGENGFAPGPQVPVPGPNGEQIFVHQGGGETQQLLVVLVLGACFMGSTLTVRDLVGERTIFYRERAVGLLPSAYALAKIVVFSVAALLQSAVLIGIALAGKNPPGAGALIPSGSLELYIGVAFTAMSCVVVGLALSTLAKSNEQVMPLLVVTIMVQLVMAGGMIPVTDRVVLEQISWLFPSRWGYAAAASTVDIKTLFANAQPDKLWDHTPGIWLLNIAMLLVVTAVLSVITWHRLRLKKSAS, encoded by the coding sequence ATGTCTTCACCGGGGGCGCAGACCATCACCGTGCGCCATGATGGAACCGAACGAATTTTCGATTCGAGCCAGCAGGTCACCATGGGCCGCGCGCCGGAAGTGACGTTGTTCGTCGATAGTCCGCTGGTCTCACGGGTACACGCGATCTTGGCCTGGCAGGGGGGTGCCTGGGTGCTGCGCGACAACGGCAGCACCAACGGTGTGTTCGTCGACGCGGCCAGGCTGAGCCGCCCCGTCTCCATCGATCGGCCCACGCAGGTGCGGCTCGGTGACGCGATCACCGGGCCGTTGCTGCATCTGCTGCCCGCGGCGCCGCAAGCCCGTCCGCCGCAGCATCACTCGCAGCCGCAGCATCCGGCGCAGCCGCCGCGTCAGGGGTTACGCCCGCCGCCGGCGCCGCCGCAGCGTCCGCACTCGGGTCCGCAGTCGGGGGCGAGCCGGATCGCCGGATTCCACAGCGCGCCACCGCCCGTTCGGCCGGCCGCGCCGAACGTCAATATCAACATGACGACCAAGGCCGACACCTCGTCGCTGCCGCCGGTGCGGGCCAGGCCGTCGACCTCGCCGATCGCGCGCGCGGACCGGCTGCCCGCGGGTGGCCTGGCGATCGGCCGTACCGCCGACAACCAGATCGTCGTCAACGATCCGCTGGCCTCGCGTAAGCATGCCCGGCTGGTCGCGGGCTCCGAGGGCCTGACCATCGAGGACCTCGGCTCGGCCAACGGCACCTTCGTCAACGGTGTCCGCCAGCAGCGCACGGTGCTGCGCGAGCGCGACATAATCACCATCGGCAATGTCGACTTCGTGGTCCAGCAGGGCACCCTGGTGCACCGGCAGCGTCCGGTCGCCGAGCAGGGCCTGCATGTGCACGGGGTCGGATTCACGGTAGAGGGCAACAAGCAGCTGCTCGTCGACGTCAACCTGCAAGCCGGGCGCGGCACGCTCACCGCCCTGATCGGCCCGTCGGGTGCCGGTAAGTCGACGCTGTCGAAGCTGATCGCCGGCAATACCCAGCCATCGGGTGGTGTGGTCACCTTCGAGGGCCGCAATCTGCACGCCGAATACGAAGCGTTGCGCTCCCGTATCGGCATGGTCCCGCAGGACGATGTGCTGCACCGGCAGCTCACCGTGCGTCAGGCGCTCGGCTTCGCCGCCGAGCTGCGGCTGCCGCCCGATACCTCGAGCGCCGACCGGCAGCAGGTCATCGACGGTGTGCTCAAGGAACTTTCGCTCACCGAGCACGCCGACACCCGCGTCGACCGGCTCTCGGGTGGTCAGCGCAAGCGCGCCTCGGTGGCGCTGGAACTGCTGACCGGCCCGTCGCTGCTGATCCTGGACGAGCCCACCTCGGGTCTGGACCCGGCGCTGGACCGTCAGGTCATGGTGATGCTGCGCGAGCTGGCCGACGCCGGCCGCGTCGTCATCGTCGTCACCCACTCCGTGGCCTGCCTGGATATGTGCGATCAGGTGGTGCTGCTGGCGCCGGGCGGTAAGACGGCCTACGCGGGCAATCCCGCAGGCGTCGGCGGAGCCCTCGGGACCAGCGACTGGGCGGAGATCTTCGCCAATGTCGCGGCGAATCCGGATCAGGCGTTCGCGGCGTATCGGTCGCGCCAGGCGTTCGTGCCACCACCGCCACCACCCGCGCCGATCCGGCACGGGGCGATGGGTTCGCCACCGCAGTCGAGCGGGTGGCGGCAGTTCTCCACGCTGGTGCGGCGGCAGGTCAGATTGATTCTGGCCGACCGCGGCTATCTCGCGTTCTTGGTGATCCTGCCGTTCGTGCTGGGTGTGCTGACCTTGGTCGTTCCGGGCGAGAACGGATTCGCGCCCGGACCGCAGGTGCCGGTTCCCGGACCCAATGGCGAGCAGATCTTCGTCCATCAGGGCGGCGGTGAAACCCAGCAGCTGCTGGTCGTCCTGGTCCTCGGCGCCTGCTTCATGGGCTCGACCCTGACCGTGCGCGACCTGGTCGGCGAGCGCACCATCTTCTACCGCGAGCGCGCCGTCGGCCTGCTGCCCTCGGCCTACGCCCTGGCCAAGATCGTGGTCTTCAGCGTCGCCGCCCTATTGCAGTCGGCCGTGCTCATCGGTATCGCGCTGGCGGGTAAGAATCCGCCGGGCGCGGGAGCGTTGATACCGTCCGGCAGCCTCGAGCTCTATATCGGCGTCGCCTTCACCGCGATGTCATGTGTTGTCGTCGGATTGGCCCTGTCGACGCTGGCCAAGTCGAACGAACAGGTCATGCCGCTGCTGGTCGTGACGATCATGGTGCAGCTGGTGATGGCAGGCGGCATGATCCCGGTGACCGACCGCGTGGTGCTCGAGCAGATTTCCTGGCTGTTCCCCTCGCGCTGGGGTTACGCGGCCGCGGCGTCAACGGTCGATATCAAGACCCTGTTCGCCAACGCCCAGCCCGACAAGCTGTGGGACCACACGCCGGGTAT